One Gambusia affinis linkage group LG15, SWU_Gaff_1.0, whole genome shotgun sequence genomic window carries:
- the trpc6a gene encoding short transient receptor potential channel 6a isoform X2, whose product MNHRPPPPPLAGHISRAAGDNDRSRARSRDNLLLYDDFGEEYCCAGQCLGHSSADRLLTAHLSAAKRRQAMRGPAYMFSAPSFSLSEVEQRFLEAAEYGNIPEVRRMLLHIPSLNVNAVDYMGQNALQLAVANEHLEVTELLLGRADLARVGDALLLAISKGYVRITEALLSHPSFRDAHRLTASPAQVDMLDDFYAYDEDGTRFSHDVTPVILAAHCQEYEIVHTLLSKGARIDPPHDYFCGCDSCNYQQQYDSFSHSRSRINAYRGLASPAYLSLSSEDPVLAALELSSELAMLADIEKEFKNDYSRLSNQCKDYVVGLLDLCRSTEEVEAILNGETVSDDSFDMPGRPSLTRLKLAIKYELKKFVAHPNCQQQLLSIWYENLPGLRQQTTAVKLLVVLAVAIGLPGLAVAYWVTPCSRVGKVMRSPFMKFVAHASSFTIFLGLLILNAADRFAGTTLLPNMTHHQQPGSPQFKLDPLLLHRKTTTPFTWMEILIISWVMGMIWAEVKEIWSQGPGEYLVEPWNFLDFGMLAIFLASFSCRFSAMKQADLAQAYVYKHCKTLVQLPPEIHYFTLARIYWTPSDPQLVSEGLYAIAVVLSFSRIAYILPANESFGPLQISLGRTVKDIFKFMVIFLLVFLAFMIGMFNLYSYYLGAKQNDAFTTLEESFKTLFWAIFGLSEVKSVVINNGHKFIENIGYVLYGVYNVTMVIVLLNMLIAMINSSFQEIEDDADVEWKFARAKLWFSYFEEGRTLPVPFNLVPSPKSVLGLAKAIKSMLLYVAHRHREKKTETQLNQLGESKNPGYGGSNGPTRYEKIMKRLIKRYIIKAQADRESDEITEGELKEIKQDISSLRYELLEEKSQNMETLDGLLRRLGEFSMPSS is encoded by the exons ATGAACCACagaccgccgccgccgccgctggcCGGCCACATCAGCCGGGCTGCCGGCGACAATGACAGATCCAGAGCGAGGAGCCGCGACAACCTGCTCCTATATGATGACTTTGGAGAGGAATACTGCTGTGCTGGGCAATGCCTTGG GCACAGCAGCGCTGACAGGTTGCTCACAGCTCACCTCAGCGCTGCTAAACGCCGCCAGGCTATGCGAGGTCCTGCCTACATGTTCTCAGCTCCTTCCTTCAGCCTGTCAGAGGTCGAGCAGCGTTTCCTGGAGGCGGCTGAGTACGGCAACATCCCAGAGGTGCGGCGCATGCTGCTCCACATCCCCAGCCTGAACGTCAATGCAGTGGACTACATGGGACAGAACGCGCTGCAGCTTGCTGTGGCCAACGAACATCTGGAGGTGACGGAGCTGCTGCTGGGGAGGGCAGATCTGGCCAGAGTGGGAGATGCTCTCCTACTAGCCATCA GTAAGGGATATGTCCGTATCACAGAGGCTCTGCTCAGTCACCCTTCCTTTAGAGACGCTCACCGTCTGACAGCAAGCCCGGCTCAAGTAGACATGTTGGACGACTTCTATGCTTATGACGAAGATGGGACAAG GTTTTCTCATGATGTGACTCCAGTGATACTTGCAGCCCACTGCCAGGAATATGAGATAGTTCACACGCTCCTGAGCAAAGGCGCCCGCATCGACCCGCCTCACGACTACTTCTGTGGCTGCGACTCGTGTAATTATCAGCAGCAGTACGATTCCTTCAGCCACTCGCGCTCCAGGATCAATGCCTACAGAGGCCTGGCCAGTCCTGCATACCTCTCCCTGTCCAGTGAGGACCCGGTCCTGGCTGCCTTGGAGCTCAGCAGTGAGCTGGCCATGCTGGCTGACATTGAGAAGGAGTTTAAG aacGATTACAGTCGCCTGTCAAACCAGTGTAAGGATTATGTGGTGGGCCTTCTGGATCTTTGTCGCAGCACAGAGGAAGTGGAGGCCATCTTGAATGGAGAAACGGTTTCTGACGACAGCTTCGACATGCCAGGTCGTCCCTCCCTCACACGCCTCAAATTAGCCATCAAATACGAACTCAAAAAG TTCGTTGCTCATCCAAactgccagcagcagctgctgagtATTTGGTACGAGAACCTGCCCGGCCTGAGACAACAAACCACTGCTGTGAAGCTGCTGGTGGTGCTGGCTGTGGCTATAGGACTCCCTGGACTGGCTGTGGCTTACTGGGTCACTCCGTGCAGCAGA GTGGGAAAAGTTATGCGCAGCCCCTTCATGAAGTTTGTCGCCCACGCCTCGTCCTTCACCATCTTCCTGGGCCTGCTCATCCTGAACGCAGCGGACCGCTTTGCAGGCACCACGCTGTTGCCAAACATGACCCACCATCAGCAACCTGGAAGTCCACAATTCAAGCTGGACCCCCTGCTGCTTCACCGCAAGACCACCACCCCCTTCACCTGGATGGAGATCCTAATCATTTCATGGGTCATGG GCATGATTTGGGCTGAAGTGAAGGAGATCTGGAGTCAGGGACCTGGAGAGTACCTGGTGGAACCGTGGAACTTCCTGGACTTTGGGATGCTGGCCATTTTTCTGGCCTCGTTCAGCTGCCGCTTCTCTGCAATGAAGCAAGCTGACCTGGCTCAGGCCTATGTGTACAAACACTGCAAAACTCTGGTCCAACTTCCCCCAGAGATACACTACTTCACTCTGG CTCGTATCTACTGGACGCCGTCGGACCCTCAGCTCGTGTCGGAGGGTCTTTATGCGATCGCAGTCGTGCTGAGCTTCTCTCGAATTGCTTACATCCTGCCAGCCAACGAGAGCTTTGGGCCGCTCCAGATCTCTTTAGGAAGAACCGTCAAAGACATCTTCAAGTTCATGGTCATCTTCCTGCTCGTCTTTCTGGCGTTCATGATTGGCATGTTCAACCTGTACTCTTACTACCTGGGAGCGAAGCAGAATGACGCCTTCACCAC CCTGGAGGAGAGCTTCAAGACGCTGTTCTGGGCTATATTTGGACTCTCTGAGGTCAAATCCGTAGTCATCAACAATGGACACAAGTTCATTGAGAACATTGGCTACGTACTGTATGGCGTTTACAACGTTACCATGGTGATAGTGCTGCTCAACATGCTCATCGCCATGATTAACAGCTCCTTCCAGGAGATAGAG GATGATGCCGATGTCGAGTGGAAGTTTGCTCGGGCGAAACTTTGGTTTTCTTACTTTGAAGAGGGAAGGACGCTCCCTGTCCCATTCAATCTGGTCCCCAGTCCAAAGTCTGTGCTGGGACTGGCCAAAGCCATAAAGTCCATGCTCTTGTATGTGGCTCACAGACACAGGGAGAAGAAAACTGAGACACAACTTAATCAG CTTGGGGAGAGCAAAAATCCAGGTTATGGCGGTTCAAATGGTCCAACAAGATATGAG AAGATCATGAAGCGACTAATCAAGCGTTATATAATCAAAGCTCAAGCAGACAGAGAGAGCGACGAGATCACAGAAG GTGAGCTGAAAGAGATCAAACAGGACATCTCGAGCCTGCGATatgagctgctggaggagaaatCCCAGAACATGGAGACGCTTGACGGACTGTTGAGGAGGCTGGGAGAGTTCAGCATGCCATCATCTTAG
- the trpc6a gene encoding short transient receptor potential channel 6a isoform X1, with amino-acid sequence MNHRPPPPPLAGHISRAAGDNDRSRARSRDNLLLYDDFGEEYCCAGQCLGRHSSADRLLTAHLSAAKRRQAMRGPAYMFSAPSFSLSEVEQRFLEAAEYGNIPEVRRMLLHIPSLNVNAVDYMGQNALQLAVANEHLEVTELLLGRADLARVGDALLLAISKGYVRITEALLSHPSFRDAHRLTASPAQVDMLDDFYAYDEDGTRFSHDVTPVILAAHCQEYEIVHTLLSKGARIDPPHDYFCGCDSCNYQQQYDSFSHSRSRINAYRGLASPAYLSLSSEDPVLAALELSSELAMLADIEKEFKNDYSRLSNQCKDYVVGLLDLCRSTEEVEAILNGETVSDDSFDMPGRPSLTRLKLAIKYELKKFVAHPNCQQQLLSIWYENLPGLRQQTTAVKLLVVLAVAIGLPGLAVAYWVTPCSRVGKVMRSPFMKFVAHASSFTIFLGLLILNAADRFAGTTLLPNMTHHQQPGSPQFKLDPLLLHRKTTTPFTWMEILIISWVMGMIWAEVKEIWSQGPGEYLVEPWNFLDFGMLAIFLASFSCRFSAMKQADLAQAYVYKHCKTLVQLPPEIHYFTLARIYWTPSDPQLVSEGLYAIAVVLSFSRIAYILPANESFGPLQISLGRTVKDIFKFMVIFLLVFLAFMIGMFNLYSYYLGAKQNDAFTTLEESFKTLFWAIFGLSEVKSVVINNGHKFIENIGYVLYGVYNVTMVIVLLNMLIAMINSSFQEIEDDADVEWKFARAKLWFSYFEEGRTLPVPFNLVPSPKSVLGLAKAIKSMLLYVAHRHREKKTETQLNQLGESKNPGYGGSNGPTRYEKIMKRLIKRYIIKAQADRESDEITEGELKEIKQDISSLRYELLEEKSQNMETLDGLLRRLGEFSMPSS; translated from the exons ATGAACCACagaccgccgccgccgccgctggcCGGCCACATCAGCCGGGCTGCCGGCGACAATGACAGATCCAGAGCGAGGAGCCGCGACAACCTGCTCCTATATGATGACTTTGGAGAGGAATACTGCTGTGCTGGGCAATGCCTTGG CAGGCACAGCAGCGCTGACAGGTTGCTCACAGCTCACCTCAGCGCTGCTAAACGCCGCCAGGCTATGCGAGGTCCTGCCTACATGTTCTCAGCTCCTTCCTTCAGCCTGTCAGAGGTCGAGCAGCGTTTCCTGGAGGCGGCTGAGTACGGCAACATCCCAGAGGTGCGGCGCATGCTGCTCCACATCCCCAGCCTGAACGTCAATGCAGTGGACTACATGGGACAGAACGCGCTGCAGCTTGCTGTGGCCAACGAACATCTGGAGGTGACGGAGCTGCTGCTGGGGAGGGCAGATCTGGCCAGAGTGGGAGATGCTCTCCTACTAGCCATCA GTAAGGGATATGTCCGTATCACAGAGGCTCTGCTCAGTCACCCTTCCTTTAGAGACGCTCACCGTCTGACAGCAAGCCCGGCTCAAGTAGACATGTTGGACGACTTCTATGCTTATGACGAAGATGGGACAAG GTTTTCTCATGATGTGACTCCAGTGATACTTGCAGCCCACTGCCAGGAATATGAGATAGTTCACACGCTCCTGAGCAAAGGCGCCCGCATCGACCCGCCTCACGACTACTTCTGTGGCTGCGACTCGTGTAATTATCAGCAGCAGTACGATTCCTTCAGCCACTCGCGCTCCAGGATCAATGCCTACAGAGGCCTGGCCAGTCCTGCATACCTCTCCCTGTCCAGTGAGGACCCGGTCCTGGCTGCCTTGGAGCTCAGCAGTGAGCTGGCCATGCTGGCTGACATTGAGAAGGAGTTTAAG aacGATTACAGTCGCCTGTCAAACCAGTGTAAGGATTATGTGGTGGGCCTTCTGGATCTTTGTCGCAGCACAGAGGAAGTGGAGGCCATCTTGAATGGAGAAACGGTTTCTGACGACAGCTTCGACATGCCAGGTCGTCCCTCCCTCACACGCCTCAAATTAGCCATCAAATACGAACTCAAAAAG TTCGTTGCTCATCCAAactgccagcagcagctgctgagtATTTGGTACGAGAACCTGCCCGGCCTGAGACAACAAACCACTGCTGTGAAGCTGCTGGTGGTGCTGGCTGTGGCTATAGGACTCCCTGGACTGGCTGTGGCTTACTGGGTCACTCCGTGCAGCAGA GTGGGAAAAGTTATGCGCAGCCCCTTCATGAAGTTTGTCGCCCACGCCTCGTCCTTCACCATCTTCCTGGGCCTGCTCATCCTGAACGCAGCGGACCGCTTTGCAGGCACCACGCTGTTGCCAAACATGACCCACCATCAGCAACCTGGAAGTCCACAATTCAAGCTGGACCCCCTGCTGCTTCACCGCAAGACCACCACCCCCTTCACCTGGATGGAGATCCTAATCATTTCATGGGTCATGG GCATGATTTGGGCTGAAGTGAAGGAGATCTGGAGTCAGGGACCTGGAGAGTACCTGGTGGAACCGTGGAACTTCCTGGACTTTGGGATGCTGGCCATTTTTCTGGCCTCGTTCAGCTGCCGCTTCTCTGCAATGAAGCAAGCTGACCTGGCTCAGGCCTATGTGTACAAACACTGCAAAACTCTGGTCCAACTTCCCCCAGAGATACACTACTTCACTCTGG CTCGTATCTACTGGACGCCGTCGGACCCTCAGCTCGTGTCGGAGGGTCTTTATGCGATCGCAGTCGTGCTGAGCTTCTCTCGAATTGCTTACATCCTGCCAGCCAACGAGAGCTTTGGGCCGCTCCAGATCTCTTTAGGAAGAACCGTCAAAGACATCTTCAAGTTCATGGTCATCTTCCTGCTCGTCTTTCTGGCGTTCATGATTGGCATGTTCAACCTGTACTCTTACTACCTGGGAGCGAAGCAGAATGACGCCTTCACCAC CCTGGAGGAGAGCTTCAAGACGCTGTTCTGGGCTATATTTGGACTCTCTGAGGTCAAATCCGTAGTCATCAACAATGGACACAAGTTCATTGAGAACATTGGCTACGTACTGTATGGCGTTTACAACGTTACCATGGTGATAGTGCTGCTCAACATGCTCATCGCCATGATTAACAGCTCCTTCCAGGAGATAGAG GATGATGCCGATGTCGAGTGGAAGTTTGCTCGGGCGAAACTTTGGTTTTCTTACTTTGAAGAGGGAAGGACGCTCCCTGTCCCATTCAATCTGGTCCCCAGTCCAAAGTCTGTGCTGGGACTGGCCAAAGCCATAAAGTCCATGCTCTTGTATGTGGCTCACAGACACAGGGAGAAGAAAACTGAGACACAACTTAATCAG CTTGGGGAGAGCAAAAATCCAGGTTATGGCGGTTCAAATGGTCCAACAAGATATGAG AAGATCATGAAGCGACTAATCAAGCGTTATATAATCAAAGCTCAAGCAGACAGAGAGAGCGACGAGATCACAGAAG GTGAGCTGAAAGAGATCAAACAGGACATCTCGAGCCTGCGATatgagctgctggaggagaaatCCCAGAACATGGAGACGCTTGACGGACTGTTGAGGAGGCTGGGAGAGTTCAGCATGCCATCATCTTAG
- the angptl5 gene encoding angiopoietin-related protein 5, with protein sequence MMWATTVLLLLLPQLVSSTTEGTTGHLNQSDTVSEELSDSPVKDQKAFRQTKGHDACSIPCDITVKLLRDEKHSICGQLQQSLLAFGRSTRKLIRDVMEEQQRGLDVLSGQVSELMSKVQMLSSEVQRSNTEMYSMKPVQSHGRDCSDIKDSLMSVVPKIPSGIYIIHPEETDSSFEVFCEMDYMEGGWTVMQRRTDGLNDFKRSWADYIDGFGNLAGEHWLGLKKVFHIVNQKDARFQLHIALVSNNDVTSYASYDDFRLDNETQFFRIHLGRYAGSAGDAFRGYEQEQNQDTAPFSAADVDNDGCNPSCSFANRTVESCSILHNHTGWWFNQCGLANLNGSPEDGEQNQGKRMRILWDTWRQSGVPYAIKSVTMKIRRLATNN encoded by the exons ATGATGTGGGCAACAActgtcctcctgctgctcctgccTCAGCTGGTTTCCTCCACA ACTGAAGGTACCACTGGCCATTTAAACCAATCAGACACAGTGAGCGAGGAACTCTCTGACTCACCTGTCAAAGACCAAAAAGCTTTCAGGCAGACCAAAGGTCACGATGCGTGCTCCATCCCATGTGACATCACCGTCAAACTCCTCCGGGATGAAAAACACTCAATCTGTg gccAGCTGCAGCAGTCCCTGCTGGCATTTGGACGCAGCACCCGAAAGCTAATCAGGGATGtgatggaggagcagcagagaggctTAGACGTCCTGAGTGGTCAG GTTTCAGAACTGATGAGCAAAGTGCAGATGCTCAGCTCCGAGGTCCAGAGAAGCAACACTGAGATGTACTCGATGAAGCCTGTCCAGTCCCACG GACGGGACTGCAGTGACATCAAGGACAGCCTGATGTCAGTCGTCCCAAAGATCCCCAGTGGTATTTACATAATCCATCCAGAAGAAACAGACTCTTCTTTTGAG GTGTTCTGTGAGATGGACTACATGGAAGGTGGCTGGACAGTGATGCAGAGGAGGACCGATGGACTGAATGACTTCAAACGATCCTGGGCTGATTACATTGATGGCTTTGGAAACCTTGCAG GAGAACACTGGTTGGGTCTGAAGAAGGTTTTTCACATCGTCAACCAGAAAGATGCTCGCTTCCAACTACACATCGCTCTAGTGTCCAACAACGACGTCACGTCTTACGCTTCCTATGACGACTTCCGCCTCGACAATGAAACCCAGTTCTTCAGAATCCACTTGGGCAGATATGCAGGCAGTGCAG GCGATGCTTTCCGTGGCTACGAGCAGGAGCAGAACCAGGACACAGCTCCGTTTAGTGCCGCGGACGTGGACAACGATGGCTGCAACCCGTCATGCAGCTTTGCCAACAGGACGGTGGAGAGTTGCAGCATCCTGCACAACCACACAGGGTGGTGGTTCAACCAGTGCGGACTGGCAAACCTCAACGGCTCCCCCGAAGACGGGGAACAGAACCAAGGGAAGAGGATGCGCATCCTTTGGGACACCTGGAGGCAGAGTGGAGTCCCTTACGCCATCAAATCCGTTACGATGAAGATCAGAAGGCTTGCAACCAACAACTGA